A single Planctomycetota bacterium DNA region contains:
- a CDS encoding ferredoxin:thioredoxin reductase — translation MTKEGTDLEAYRREITDRVRRHTTESACRLNPSDKVVEALIDGLVRRKVKFGDYYCPCRVVTGNPETDLANVCPCRTHEEEIARSGKCRCGLFVGDAKP, via the coding sequence GTGACCAAGGAAGGGACGGACCTGGAGGCGTATCGCCGCGAAATCACCGACCGGGTCCGCCGGCATACGACGGAATCCGCTTGCAGGCTGAACCCGAGCGACAAGGTCGTCGAGGCGCTGATTGACGGCCTCGTCCGGCGAAAGGTGAAGTTCGGCGACTATTACTGCCCGTGCCGCGTCGTCACGGGAAACCCGGAGACAGACCTTGCGAACGTGTGCCCGTGCCGGACGCACGAAGAGGAAATCGCCCGGAGCGGCAAGTGCCGCTGCGGCTTGTTTGTCGGCGACGCGAAGCCCTGA